The nucleotide window TTGGTACTTTTCAGGTAAAGGATCTATCCGAAGAAAAAGCCAAACATTATGCTGAAGATGCTGGTGAAGACCCCAATGAGGTTGAAGGAGCGCAAAAAGAGTACGGCATAGTGGCCACATCTGTTAAAATTATTGATACGAAATAGAGTTATTAGTTTGGACACATTTTTTTCGTATTAGTAAAACAGATTATCGGCAGTAGAATTTAATTAAACGGCTATTACAGGTCTGGTTGTTTCCTTAATTCAATTTGTGGGATGAAAAGTTATACTACTCGGTGTTTTATTTTGGTTATATCACTCTTTTTAACCTTTGCATGGACATCGTGTAATTCATCGGGAAAAGTAACAAGAGATATAGATCCATTAGCTTTAGAATATACTATTGATGAGGATAAAGCACTTGATCGTCTTAGCGAGGCCATTCAGCACAAAACGGTTTCGCTGGAAGATACATCAGCCATTAACTACGAGCCGTATGATAATTTTATAGCATTTCTCGAAAAAGGATACCCGAAGTTACATCAGGAAGCCGAAAAACAGCGGATCGGGAAATATAGCGTTTTGTACAAATGGGAGGGGAGTAATGCCAGCTTAAAGCCGGCCATGCTAATAGGACATTACGATGTAGTACCGGTGAAATCAGGCGGGGATACGCTTTGGCAACATGCTCCCTATAAAGGTGAAGTAAGTGATGGTTTTCTTTGGGGGCGTGGCACGCTCGATGATAAAAGCGGTATCATGTCGATCATGGAGGCGATGGAATATTTGATTGATCAGGATTTTCAGCCCGAAAGAACGTTTTATGTTGCCTTGCACCATGATGAGGAGGTCGGTGGGGTGCGTGGAGCACAAAGGATCTCCAAACATCTGCAGGATAATGACATTGAGTTGGCGTACTTAGTAGATGAAGGGTTGCCCATTGCAGAAGAGATTATCGACAATGTGAACGTTCCATTAGCAATGATTGGGGTAGCCTCGAAGGGATCGGTAAATATTGAGTTGACTTATAACCAAGATGGAGGGCATTCGTCGATGCCTCCGCGTTCTTCTGTGATTGGTACCCTTAGTGATGCCGTGAATCGTATTGAGCGTAAACCGATGAAGGCCAGCTACAGGGGGTTAATTGTAGAGACCTTTGAACCTTTAATTCCCTATATGACCTATACCCAGCGGTTGGCATTTAATAATACGTGGTTGTTTCGAGGAATTATAAAAAACAAGTTGAGTAATAATCCTGCTACTAATGCAGCACTACGAACTACCGCCGCAAAAACCATTTTTGAGGCAGGCTTTAAAGAAAATGTGTTACCGGTAGAAGGAAAAGTGATTATCAATTTTAGGATTCATCCCAATGATACTGTAGAGGATGTTGTGGAATATGTCCGGGATCGGATCAATAATGACCGTATTAATATTCGAGTGTTAGATCGGGCACGAAACTCTTCCCCGGTATCGAGTACGAAGGCAAAGCCATATAAGATGTTAAAAAGTACTATAGAAGAATCCTTTGGGGAAGCGTTAGTTTCACCGTCGCTGTTTATTGCGGCCAGCGATGCGCGCCATTTTGAGGATTTAACCCCCAATATTTACCGCTTTCGACCTATTCGCGCTCGTCATGAGGATCGATCGAGAGTACACGGAATTGATGAACGTATTTCGACTGAAAATTATATTGAAATGATACGATTTCAGATCAGGCTGATTGAAAATGGGGCAACAGAACTTCAGTAAATTTTTAGGGCTTGGAATTGTTATCTCACCTTGCAAATCAATCCGTTGTGTGCTTTAATGTAGCCGGCGCGCAGGATATCAAATCCGTGCTCCCAGGCATATAATCCCATCTGCTGAATATCCATGAGCTCGCGATAGCCGTAGTTCATGTAGTCACTCATGACGGTGTAAAATGCCTTGCTACGCAACTGATTTCGCGGTGTGGTTAGAATGGCGTAGCCACCGGGCTTTAGGAAACGGCGGTGCATTTCAAAGGCCTCGTGCTTGTACTCGTCGGGAAAATGCTCGATAAGTCCAATACTGACCACAATATCGAACTCCTTGCCGTATTTAAGATTGCGAATATCATCTACCACAAAATCGATATTCATATCCTCTTTGTAATAGACTTTGTGGCTTCCGGTAGCAGGATTATTTCCCAAGAAGGGATATTGGGCAGGAAACTTACCATAGCGGTCGGTTTTGCAGAATTTGTCATAATCTACCAGCACTGCATGACCGCCGGGATATTGCGCCATCAATTGCATTGCCTCATATCCATCGGCCGCGCCTAAAAATAAGACCTCCGGCTTTTCAACGTCGAGTCCTTCAAACAGGGCACGTTTTCCACGCGGGTCCCAGATGGCATCTTCTACACGATGTACCTTGTTCCACACCAGTAGTTGTACGAGTTCTTCGAGTGCTTCACCCGCACCGTGGATATCCATGCTCATCAGGTTTTGCCAGATAGCCGAGCGTGCAGCCTGTTTTTCTTTGGGGACATCTTTTATAAATAACTGATGGAAAGATTTGTTAAAATGCTTCCATCCTTCTTTGACCCCCATCCGTTCGCCATGCTCCTGTTCCCATTTCTTTTTACCCTCGGCCCATTTATCGACTTTGTATGGACGATTAATATTTTTCCAGTTTAGGTTCGACCAGTCAATATGACTTACATCTTCGAAGAGGTCGGGAGGCGTATCCCGTAAATCTTGAACGTGTGTGGCCAGCCTTTCAAAATACCCGACTTGGTGGTTGGGATTTTGGGTAGATTTTTTGGCAGTATCTGTTTCCATGGCAGGGTCCCTTATATTGGCCTTCTATTTCCATTATAACGAACGCCGCAATGAAAGTCATTTACAGTTTTTTATGGAGAATTATTATCCAATAAAATGTATGGATTTTTAATTACCCAATTACAGCCACTTCAATACATCATTTTTGGGTTGCTCAACCTGCACATAACTTTCAAATATTTCGCTGAGGGAGGCATCTTTTTGTAATTGTTTACGGCTTTCGGAATCGAGATAAGCAATAATTTTCTGGTTGTGCAAAATAGCGATATCATTACAGAGATTTTCAACGATTTCTAAAATATGACTGGTAATGATGATTGTGACACCATTTTCTTGGAGCTTGTTCAGAATTGTTTTCATCCGGCCTATCGAAATTACATCAATGCTTTCAAAGGGTTCATCCAGGAATAAAATTGTAGGCTCACTCAGGATGGCGGCACAAAAGGAGAGTTTTTTGCGACTGCCAGCTGATAATTTGTTGATTTTAGCATGCTCAAATTCGGTAAGCCCCAGATATTCCAACAGGGAATCCATTTTAGGCTGACGGTCTGGGCGACCAATTTCGAACATATCACAGATATAGTGCAAAAAATCGTGGCTGGTAAAATGTTCAAAAAGGAGCGGTGGCTGTAGCACAGAGGCGATCTCCCGTTTAATCATTAGCTCGTTGTATTCATTAAGTTCCCGGCCATTAATCACAATCGAGCCATCGTCATAATCAAGCAGGCCGGTTAAAATGCCGATTAGGGTGCTTTTTCCCGCGCCGTTGGGACCAATGAGCCCAAAGATGTTTCCTTTTGGAACGGATAGATTAAAGTCCGTAAGTACAGGGGTATCGCCGTATAATTTTTGTAATCCTGAAATTTGTATGGCTTGATCCATAGTTTACATTATTAGAGCATTAAGCTTATTGACGTGCATTGGCCCAAACATTGCCCAACACATGTTTATCAAAAGCGCGAACAAGCAGGTCCATGTCGCGCCATAAGTAAATGGCGATAGCTATGGTTAATGCCCCCATAATCCACAACCGATAAATCTGGTATTCGCCCAGGGGAGTAAAAACCGCATATCCCAATCCGAAAATGAGAAACAACATCATGAATGTAACTTTTTGGGATATGATGGGATGCTTAAAGCTAAATGAAGAATAATCTACTTTTTTGTAATAGTAAAAGGAGGTCCACAAGAATACGAGTGTAAAACAGACAAAGAAAAAAGTATTGCTGATATATATTCCGGCAACTGATCCTAATTGGGGCAAGTAGATGATCTCGGCCGTGGTGATCAGGTAAAAAATGAGTAAGGGGACGACAATAATTCCCAAGAAACGTTCTTTAAGCTGTTTTTCGAAAGAAATAGGGAACTGGAGATGTAGAAGAAATTCTTTGTTTTCGTAGCCAAACATGTTGGCCATACCCATGGCAAGAAGGGCTACAGGGATGGCTGCCAGCATTGTGGGAATAAGCAGGGCACTATAGTAGTTGTCCCCAAGTTGGAGTAGCAGGGGGATATATACGGCAGGAATCAAGGCAATAGTGAGAAGTTGCAGCCTGTTATACGGATGAGAAAAAACGTAGTAATAAAATTTGCCGGCATTATAGCCAAGCCACTTTTTTAGATAAAACCACAGCCGATTTCTTTTGTAGGTGGTTTGTTTGTGTACCGATTTTTGCAGCCCTTCTCGCGTTTTGAAAAAATGATCCCTAAAAATTAGAAATATCAGCAGGGCGCAGAAGCCATAAATGGTTGAAGCAGTAGCTAAATTATAGGAACCGGTAGCTGTATATTGCAGAAGTCCGCCGGGTGTATAAAATAGGTAGCTGTTTAGTGTTTTGATGCTTGGGAGATGATGGACTATTATTTGGTCGAACTGGCGCGAGATAATAGCAATGGCCTGAATGGTACCGAAGATCAGGAAAAGAGCACTAAAGACAATAATTTTAAATCGTTGTTCAACGATTTTTAGGAACCGGTGTTTAATAGAAAAGATGAATGCATAATTTAACAGAACAACGGCAATCACGACTGGAATATACATGAGGTTGTGAAGCTGCATAAGCAAAAAAACCAGCCAGGTAAGGTTGTAAATTACATTTAGCGGGTGAAAAAAGCCGAGTAGATTGAGATGCCAGCTGAGTTTTTTAACCGGGTAAGCAAAGGCCAGTAGTTTCCGGTTTTGTTCCATATTGAGGAGGCGGGTACTGGTAAAGGAAAAATGTAGAATCCACAGTACGTTGGCAAATATAAGAATGATGAGCTGATGGATGTCGACCGTAAGCCATGGGAGCTGTTCAGCAACTATAGGGTTTTGATCGAAAAGGATAATGACCAGTGCTGAACCTAACAGGTTGGAAAACAGAATGAGTAAAAAAATGATATATCCGACCATCAAGAAGGTCTGAAAGTTGGTGAGCCGATAGAGGAAAGTCGACCAATTAAGATATATCAATTTTCGGAGCATAGCTGATTGTCAAATTGATGGATACCTGAATGAATATTCAAAATAGTATTTCGGGAATCAATCTGACAATATTATCTTTATTAAGCTGGTTAGAATTTCTGAAGATAAGAAAGACATGACGTCCAAAAATACACTCAAATATATTTTTATCGCCGCTGTTATTGTATTGGCAGGCTTTGCACTGGCAGATTCACTCGGGTATTTTAACTCCAAACCCTATACGGCGGTATCACATGGCTCACATGTTCATTATGTGCCTGAAGATCGTGATCCCAACGTATCTATTGATAAATTTCCGCAAGAGGAACCAGGTCCGCGAGAACGTATTTCCCCTACCGGTCAAATTGTGCCGATAGAGGAATAATACGTCTTTTAAAAAGGAGAGGGGATTAGAAGTTGAGTCCCGCAACGATGGATATGACACTGTTTTTACCTTGCCCACCGTCAAAAGCATTGGTAAGTCCAAAGCCATAACGTCCTCCAACATTCAATTTCGTTAGACCAACGTTGAAGTCTACGCCAGCTCCTACAATACCACCAAAGTCTGTTTGTTCATTATCAGTATCGATACTTACACCGCCTCCAGAGACTTTACTCGTAACTGGAATGCCAACATACGGTCCAACATAAACATGCGGCTGTGCAGGACCAGGAGCGAAGCTAAATTTTGCTAATACTGGCACTTGAATATAGTCTAATTCCAGGGTGATGTCGTTAGCAGCTTCATATCCGTTTTGGGTATAAAGAACTTCCGGTTGAATGGAAATGGGGCTCATTGGAACTTTAAAGTTTAAGAACCCGCCGACCATAAATCCGGTTCGTGAGTCAAGATCAGACCCATCAGCGGTATCATAAAAATTGCTAAAGTTTAATCCGGCACGGAGACCAAAATCAACTTGGGCGTGGGACTTTTGGACAGAAATAATGCTTAGAAGGCCAAAAATAAGGGCGAAGGATATAATTATTTTTTTCATGATGAGAATAGGTTAATTATAAAGAATATTAGACCTTGCCTTTAAGTGGCAAAGTAGGTTGATATCTTACAAAATTAATATCTAATAACACATATTAATTTTGTGAAGGGTGAACCCTTTAGTTATCGAATTTTAGTAATTAAGAGACTATCATGCAGTTGGGTCAAGAGGTGAAATTACAGTACAGTGCTAAATTTGTAGATGGCCGTATCTCTTACCACTTGTCGCTTTTAGAAAAAGTAGAAGCATTCCAAAATAATTGTATATTTAACACTTAATTATTTTTGCTACTTCAGTCATCAATGTTATGGGTATATACAATCGTCGAAAAATTGTTTTGGGATTTATGGGAGTACTGGTTGCGGCCTTATCAATCTTCTCATGCACTACCAAGGAATCAGCAGAAGATGTGCTTACCGATGAGCCGATTCCAGAGCCTGGAAATCCGATTATTACCGAAAAATATACGGCTGATCCTGCAGCTTTGGTTTATCAGGATACCGTATTTCTTTATGTGGGACATGATCAAGCCGAACCGGGACACGGATTTTATGATCTTCGTGAATGGTTGGTGTATTCGTCCACGGATTTGGTAAACTGGCAGGAGTACGAAGTGCCGCTTCGGGCAAAAGATTTTGAGTGGGCCTCGGGTGATGCGTGGGCTGCAGAAGTTATCCATCACGATGGAAAATTCTATTGGTATACGACCGTAACGCACGCAGAAAATGAGGCCAAGGCCATTGGCGTGGCGGTATCCGATAGTCCCACCGGGCCATATAAAGATGCGCGTGGCTCGGCTTTAGTTACTAACGATATGACCACCAATGTAGATATTACCTGGGATGATATAGATCCCACGGTTTTTGTAGACGACGATGGGCAGGCCTATATGTTTTGGGGCAATACGCAGTTGTATTATTCAAAGCTGAAAGAGAATATGATTGAGTTGGAAGGCGAAATCAAAACGATTGATTTACCACACTTTACCGAAGCGCCGTGGATTCACAAGAAAAATGGTTATTACTACCTTTCTTATGCCTATAAATTTCCCGAGCGAACTGCTTATGCGATGAGTGATGATATTGAAGGCCCATATTATTTTAAAGGGATTCTCAACGAAGTTGCAGGCAACACCAATACCAACCATCAGGCTATTATTGATTATAAAGGACAGTCGTACTTTTTCTATCATACTGGTAATATTCCAACCGAGGGAAGCAGTTATCGTCGATCGGTGAGTATCGACTCGCTGCATTACAATGAAGATGGAACGTTGCAACGTGTTCAAATGACAACTGAGGGTGTAGGGGCTGTTGAATAAATTTAGAGAACTTCGCTGAGATACTTGCCGGTATGACTTTCTTCCACCTCAGTAATTTCTTCGGGCGTTCCAGTGGCTACAATTTGTCCGCCAGCAAAGCCACCTTCAGGACCAATGTCGATAATATGGTCGGCACATTTTATGACATCTAAATTGTGTTCAATGATGATGACCGTATGGCCATTATTGACGAGCTCATTAAAAGAGTCGAGCAGCTTAGCGATATCTTCGAAATGGAGGCCCGTTGTGGGCTCATCAAAAAAGTAGAGCGTGCTGTCGCCGGCCGATTTGCTGAGAAACTTAGCCAGCTTCACGCGTTGTGCTTCCCCACCGGAAAGCGTCGGCGCGCTCTGCCCCAATTTGAGGTAACCCAGTCCCACATCTTCGAGGGTCTGTAGTTTATTGGTAATGCGTTCCTCATCCACAAAAAACTCGATGGCCTCGGAGACGGACATATTCAATACATCGTGGATATTTTTGCCCCGATATTTCACCTGCAGTACATCCTTGCGGTAACGCTTGCCACCACACTCCTCGCAGGTCAGTTCAATATCGGCCATAAATTGCATTTCAATTTTTTGGATACCTTCGCCCTGGCATGCTTCACAGCGACCTCCGGGAACATTAAACGAAAAGTGTCCTGGCTCATACCCCATAATTTTAGATTGCCGGGTGTTTGCAAATAGATCACGAATACCGTCAAACGCTTTGGTATATGTAGCGGGATTTGACCGCGAAGAGCGCCCAATTGGCGACTGATCAACCATTTCAACTGAATCAATATAGTTGGTGCCCGTAATTTTACGATGATGGCCAATTTTATCCTTATAGGTTCCCATCTGATTTTGGATGGCAGCATACAGCGTGTCGTGTACCAAAGTTGATTTCCCGGAACCACTAACACCTGTAACACAGATCAGCTTTTCGAGCGGAAATTCTACATCAAGACTTTTGAGGTTGTGTTCCATGGCACCTTCCAGTTTAATGATCTTTCCGCTTCCTTTACGCCGTTTTTCCGGCACCGGAATTTCTTTGCGCCCACTGATATATTTGCCGGTTAAGGTATTAGCTTCCTGCAGATCATCATATGAACCACTGTAGACCACTTCACCACCGTGAATTCCAGCAAATGGACCAATATCAATAATGTTATCGGCCGCTTTAATCATTTCCGGGTCATGCTCTACAACCAGCACGGTATTTCCAATATCACGCAGTGATTTTAAAATGTTAATCAGCCGATCGTTATCACGGGGATGTAGGCCAATTGTTGGTTCATCAAGCACATACAGGCTTCCAATGAGTGAACTACCCAGCGAATTTGCCAGACTGATACGCTGCGACTCACCACCACTGAGCGTTTTAGCCAGTCGGTTAAGCGTAAGATAGCTTAGCCCAACTTCATCAAGGTACTTCAGGCGTTTACGGATTTCGTAGAGTACCTGCTCGGCTACTTCCTTTTCGAACTCGGAAAGCTCCAGGTTTTCAAAAAATTCCCTCGCGTGGCCGATGGTCATTTCTGCTACTTCGCCAATATGCTTATCGTTTACTTTAACATAGAGCGCATCTTTGCGCACGCGGTACCCTTTGCAATCTGGGCAGCGACTGTATCCGCGATAGCGCGAATAGAATACTCGCATATGGACTTTATAGGATTGGCTTTTCACATCCTCAAAAAATGGACGAATGCCAATATATTCATCTTTACCCTCCCATATAATTTCTTTTACGTCATCATCAAGCTCTTGGTAGGGGGTATCAATAGGCAGGCTATATCGTGCTGAAACTTTAACAAGATCACGCAGATGCTTGCTGAACTTTTCACCACTATACGGAGCAATAGCTCCATTGCGGATGGTTTCTTCGGGATCAGGGATGACGAGATTTTCATCAATACCAGAAACCTTGCCAAACCCTTCACACTTATCACAGGCACCGAACGGATTATTAAACGAAAACATCTGCGGTTTAGGCTCAGTGAATTCAATGCCGTCCATCTCAAACCGCTCGCTGAATTTGTGTTCTTCACCATCACGGATTTTAATAGAGCAGCGGCCGTTGCCCTCCTGAAAAGCCGTTTCAAGCGATCCGGCAATACGAGTTCGTGTGTCTTCATCATTCTTAAGAACAAGCCGATCTACCAATACCCGGTAGTTGTCTGCGCTGATGTCCTTTGGATCTACATCATCGGTCGTCAGATCCAAAATATTTTCGTCATCAATATGCAGGAGACGAGAATACCCCTTTTCCTTAAGAACTCGGAGTTCATCCTCCAATCCTTTCTCTTCGTGAACCGGTATAGAAAACAGTACGTAAAATTTAGTGCCTTCGTCATGTTCGTTGTGAAGTTCCTCAATAACCGTTTTGGTACTGTCTTTTTTCACCTCTTTTCCCGATTTAGGCGAAATAGTATGACCGATCCGTGCGTAAAGCAGGCGCATATAATCGTAGATCTCTGTCGTAGTACCAACTGTAGATCGGGGATTCGAAGATGTCGTTTTTTGTTGAATGGCCATGGCTGGTGAAATACCCTGCATGAAATCCACATCGGGTTTGTCCATGCGTTCTAAAAACTGCCGGGCATAACTGGAAAGACTTTCCACGTATCGTCGCTGCCCCTCGGCATAAATGGTATCAAAGGCCAAGCTGGATTTACCTGAACCACTAACGCCGGTAACGACGGTCATCTTGTTACGGGGGATCTCGACATCGATTTCTTTGAGGTTATGAACGCGGGCCCCTTTAACAATAATGGGGCGATCTTTGTCGGTTTCAGATTGCTTTTTCTCGTTGATCGTTTCGGTCTGAGACATGCAGTTATTTTTGCGTTTGTATAAACGGGTAAAGGTACAAATTTTACGACAAAAAGTGAGGGGTTAATCCCATGAAACAATCATAAAGAACAACCTGTAAAGAATTTGCGTTCAAGAGGTATGACTTTTCATCCTTAAAACGATAACGTGGCCAAAGATATGGACATTGCTCGACAAATAGAGGGTATTATACTATTTATTGGAATTCCATCGCTGGAATATTTTGAGCTTCTGCCTCTCCCGAAATTATTAGTTCTTGTTTTGGTGGCAGGTTATTGCGGGTATCAATTATGGAAAGACACAGAATTTGGTGGAGGGTTGTTCCGGAAATCCGGTAACCATCAAATCAGCAAAACCATATTGCTTAGAACCGTTGTGATAGCACCTGCTTTAACAGGGTTGGTTTGGGTTTTACCAGATTTGAATCTGTTCAGTTTTCCCATTGAACGGCCCTGGCTTTGGATGATTGTGATGGTATTATATCCACTGTTATCGGCTCTGCCCCAGGAGTTTATTTATCGCACCTTCTTTTTCAATCGGTATAAAGAAATATTTACCCTTCCTCATAGCGATATTATTTACAGTGCGGCTGCGTTTTCGTTTTTGCATATTGTATATGACAACTGGTGGGCTGTTGGGCTTAGTTTTTTAGCGGGACTTTTATTTGGGATTACGTACAAGCGAACCGAATCGCTGTACTGGGTGGCTTTAGAGCATATTATTTATGGATGGCTTGTTTTTACGCTTGGGCTTGGACCATACTTTTTTGAGGCGTTTTAATAGTTTGTCTGTGTCAATAATACGCATTGGTAGTTGCGGTGCATACAATTATATTCAGTTTCTTGTTAAAACTTTAGATGATATAGTACATTGAATTGTCATGAGTCTTGATGTTTCTCCGCAACAGTTTGAAGAGTGGATTGAACAAACAGGTCAATTGATCAAAAGGTTTTATGCTGATGATTTGACATCGCCCGTATTTGCCGGCAAGTCTCCTGCCGAGGTACAAGCACTTTTGGAGGAATCGCTGCCACGGCAATCACAAAATATTGAAGCCTTGCTGGATGAGGTTGGTGAAAAGGTATTGAGCTCGATCACCAACAGCGCGGGTCCCCGTTATTTTGGATATATTACTGGCGGTGGAAACCAAGTAGCGGTGTTAGCCGAAATGATTAAGGCCTCTCTCAATCAGAATAATTTAAAATGGCATTCGTCGCCGGTAAGTACGGAGTTGGAACGGCTGGTGATGCGTTGGGTTGCTGATTTTATAGGGTATCCCACAAGCAGCGCAGGGGTGCTTTTAAGTGGGGGATCGGTGGCCAATTTTAACTGTCTGGCGGTAGCGCGAAAAATTAAGGCGCCTTCTGATATTTCGGATGAGGGAATCTATGGTTCTAATCCCATGACTGTATATGTTTCGGAGGAGGGGCACTCCAGTTTTGACAAAGCGATGGATATGTTGGGGCTTGGGAAAAAGTATTTGCGAAAAATCCCCGTTGAGGATGATTTTCGCATTAATATTGAAGCGCTTGAAGAGCAAATTCGATCCGACAAAAATGCGGGCCTCAATCCCATCTGTGCTATTGCCGTTGCAGGTACGACTAATACGGGTGCCGTTGATAATTTACAGGCCGTCGCAGATATCTGTGAAGAATATGGTTTGTGGTATCATGTGGATGCGGCTTACGGTGGGCCTGCTGCAAGAGTTGATAAGACAATCCCGCTTTTTGAAGGGATTGAACGCGCTGATTCGGTGGTAGTTAATCCCCATAAATGGATGTACGTACCCTTTGAAGCAGGCGGGGCGCTTGTCAAAAATCCAGAGCATCTTCGCCGTACGTTTAGCACGATCCCTGACTATCTGAAATCGGATCAGCAGAATGGAGGGCGTACAGACCTAATGGAATATAATTTGCCGCTGACGAAAGAGTTTAAGGCACTTAAGGTATGGATGACGATAAAGGCGTACGGTGCTGATCGGTTGCGCAATGAAATTGCTTCTGATATTGATAAGGCCCAATACTTAGTTGATTTAATCAGCGAAGAGAAAGGCTTGGAACTTATGGCACCGGTACCTCTGTCAATTGTTTGTTTTCGTTACAATCCAGGTGGATTAGATGCAAAGCAATTGGATGTACTAAATGACAAAATCATTGATAAGGTGGAGATAGATGGTCGCGTATTTTTAACGGGCACAAAGATTAACGGGGCTACCGCAATACGAGTTTGTTTTATTAATCACCGTACAAAAAGGAAGGATATACAGCTTTTAAAAGAAACCGTGTTGGATATTGCCATGAATTAGCGTAGGAAATATAAGTGGTCTATACGGGTCTTAAATAGTTGTTAAGGCATGGCAAATAATATCCCAAAGAAATATATTTTCGGATAAGTTCATGTTAATCAGTTGTTTAGGGTTGTATGTTTTGGGGGTTGTTATTTTTGATATGCAGGTTATTTTCATTACCTTTTTTCAATGTTTTACAGGCACATGTTAGTTTGTGAGCAAAAGAATCATCTACACATAACCAAATAATGAGTACAAGTTAGTTTATGGATTTATTTGATAAACTGGAGTCAAAACCAGGCCCACTGGGAGAATTTACTTCAGATGGATATGGCTACTACACTTATCCTAAACTCGAAGGTCCTTTGGGACCCGTAATGAAGTTTAATGATGAGGATGTCATTGTCTGGAGTATTAACGATTACCTGGGGGTTGGAAGCAATGAGGAAGTAAAACAGTATGATGCAAAAATTGCTCAGGATCACAGCTTGAGTAGCCCGATGGGAGCTCGGCTGATGACCGGGAATACCACTGAGCATGAAAAGCTCGAAGAAGAGCTGGCCGATTTTGTACACAAGGATGATGCCTTCCTTCTTAACTATGGCTACCAGGGAATCATGAGTGTGATTCACGCCCTTGTAGATCGAAATGATATTTTAATCTATGATGAGCTGAGTCATGCTTGTATTGTAGATGGTAAGCAGTTGGCCATGGCTGATAAGTATGTATTTAAGCACAATGATATCGAAAGTTTTAAGACTCAGTTAGAACGAGCCCATCGCAAGAAAAAAGATAATGGGGCCGTTCTGGTTGTAACTGAGGGGGCCTTTGGAATGACAGGTGATCTGGGCATTCTCAATGAAATGATTGCTCTTAAGGAAGAATATCCATTCCGTTTGTTGGTAGATGATGCTCACGGCGTTGGAACGATGGGCGAAGATGGATCGGGCACGGGTACTCACTTAGGTTGTCACGAAGGCATAGATCTTTACTTTGGTACCTTTGCCAAGGCTTTTGCGCTTATTGGTGCTTTTGTTGCTACCAATGAGCGTGTGGTTGAATTTTTAAAAGCCAATGTCCGAAGTCAGATTTTTGCCAAGTCGGTGCCGATGCCTATTGTAAAATCGGCGC belongs to Fodinibius sp. Rm-B-1B1-1 and includes:
- a CDS encoding M20 family peptidase, whose amino-acid sequence is MKSYTTRCFILVISLFLTFAWTSCNSSGKVTRDIDPLALEYTIDEDKALDRLSEAIQHKTVSLEDTSAINYEPYDNFIAFLEKGYPKLHQEAEKQRIGKYSVLYKWEGSNASLKPAMLIGHYDVVPVKSGGDTLWQHAPYKGEVSDGFLWGRGTLDDKSGIMSIMEAMEYLIDQDFQPERTFYVALHHDEEVGGVRGAQRISKHLQDNDIELAYLVDEGLPIAEEIIDNVNVPLAMIGVASKGSVNIELTYNQDGGHSSMPPRSSVIGTLSDAVNRIERKPMKASYRGLIVETFEPLIPYMTYTQRLAFNNTWLFRGIIKNKLSNNPATNAALRTTAAKTIFEAGFKENVLPVEGKVIINFRIHPNDTVEDVVEYVRDRINNDRINIRVLDRARNSSPVSSTKAKPYKMLKSTIEESFGEALVSPSLFIAASDARHFEDLTPNIYRFRPIRARHEDRSRVHGIDERISTENYIEMIRFQIRLIENGATELQ
- a CDS encoding class I SAM-dependent methyltransferase; the protein is METDTAKKSTQNPNHQVGYFERLATHVQDLRDTPPDLFEDVSHIDWSNLNWKNINRPYKVDKWAEGKKKWEQEHGERMGVKEGWKHFNKSFHQLFIKDVPKEKQAARSAIWQNLMSMDIHGAGEALEELVQLLVWNKVHRVEDAIWDPRGKRALFEGLDVEKPEVLFLGAADGYEAMQLMAQYPGGHAVLVDYDKFCKTDRYGKFPAQYPFLGNNPATGSHKVYYKEDMNIDFVVDDIRNLKYGKEFDIVVSIGLIEHFPDEYKHEAFEMHRRFLKPGGYAILTTPRNQLRSKAFYTVMSDYMNYGYRELMDIQQMGLYAWEHGFDILRAGYIKAHNGLICKVR
- a CDS encoding ABC transporter ATP-binding protein, which codes for MDQAIQISGLQKLYGDTPVLTDFNLSVPKGNIFGLIGPNGAGKSTLIGILTGLLDYDDGSIVINGRELNEYNELMIKREIASVLQPPLLFEHFTSHDFLHYICDMFEIGRPDRQPKMDSLLEYLGLTEFEHAKINKLSAGSRKKLSFCAAILSEPTILFLDEPFESIDVISIGRMKTILNKLQENGVTIIITSHILEIVENLCNDIAILHNQKIIAYLDSESRKQLQKDASLSEIFESYVQVEQPKNDVLKWL
- a CDS encoding porin family protein; this encodes MKKIIISFALIFGLLSIISVQKSHAQVDFGLRAGLNFSNFYDTADGSDLDSRTGFMVGGFLNFKVPMSPISIQPEVLYTQNGYEAANDITLELDYIQVPVLAKFSFAPGPAQPHVYVGPYVGIPVTSKVSGGGVSIDTDNEQTDFGGIVGAGVDFNVGLTKLNVGGRYGFGLTNAFDGGQGKNSVISIVAGLNF
- a CDS encoding glycoside hydrolase family 43 protein, which codes for MGIYNRRKIVLGFMGVLVAALSIFSCTTKESAEDVLTDEPIPEPGNPIITEKYTADPAALVYQDTVFLYVGHDQAEPGHGFYDLREWLVYSSTDLVNWQEYEVPLRAKDFEWASGDAWAAEVIHHDGKFYWYTTVTHAENEAKAIGVAVSDSPTGPYKDARGSALVTNDMTTNVDITWDDIDPTVFVDDDGQAYMFWGNTQLYYSKLKENMIELEGEIKTIDLPHFTEAPWIHKKNGYYYLSYAYKFPERTAYAMSDDIEGPYYFKGILNEVAGNTNTNHQAIIDYKGQSYFFYHTGNIPTEGSSYRRSVSIDSLHYNEDGTLQRVQMTTEGVGAVE